ATCGCGTCGGTCGCTGCGTCGCTGCTTGCATCGCTGGCCGCATCCGCGCCGGCGTCCCGCCCGTCGCAGATCCCCTGAGGGTCGAGGCCGACGCTGCGATAGAGTTCGAAGGCGCACGTGCCCCAACCGTATTGGCAGTCGCCGCGACAATCGAACTCGCAGTGCCGCCAGCTCTGAAAATGCTCCTCGAGGCGCTGCTCGCAGGCGTCACGGTCTTGGTCGTTGATCACCTTCGTGTCTTGCTCTCGACACTCGGGGAAGCACCCACAGCTGAAATCCACCAAGCGCTGACAGCCTCGGTTCGGCGGATCCGTCGCGCAACTGCTGGCGGCGGACAGCGCAGCGAGACCGAGTAACCCAAGGGTCACGTGACGCATCGCGAGCACGGTCCCAAGCATAGCTCGCCGGGTCGGGCCCACCAGGGCCATGCGTCAGCCGAGGCCCAGCAGGGCGTTCATCGAAGCTTCGTCAGCCGGCGTGAACGGATACTGATCGAACTCTGAGCTCGTCACCCAGCGGAACGATTCGACGTTCAGCTCCTGGGGCTCACCGGAGGTGATCACGCACTCGTAGAGGTAGAGGTCGATGGTGTAGCGCTCGTACGGGTGGCTCACGAAGCTGATCATGCTACCAGGCGCGACCTCGACGCCGAGCCGGTGCATCACCTCTCGCTTCAGCGCGTCGCTGTCGGACTCCCCGTCTTCGACTTTTCCTCCGGGAAACTCCCAGAGCAGTGGCAACACCGCGGCAGGGCGCCGCTGCGTGATCAGGTAC
The sequence above is drawn from the Polyangiaceae bacterium genome and encodes:
- a CDS encoding (deoxy)nucleoside triphosphate pyrophosphohydrolase produces the protein MTMPRTVRVVAAVIAQDGKYLITQRRPAAVLPLLWEFPGGKVEDGESDSDALKREVMHRLGVEVAPGSMISFVSHPYERYTIDLYLYECVITSGEPQELNVESFRWVTSSEFDQYPFTPADEASMNALLGLG